The following proteins come from a genomic window of Iamia sp. SCSIO 61187:
- a CDS encoding ABC transporter ATP-binding protein, whose translation MTAPASESTAGAPLLAVRDVTVRFGGLVANDGVSLAVAAGHVAALVGPNGAGKTTLFNVIAGTVRPTSGQVLLDGTDLTALGTRRRARLGLGRTFQNLSLVADLSALDNVAVGLGRFRCTGLPGALLQTRRARREDREIRELARAALGFVGLAGVAHRPAGELPYGDRRRVELARALALGPRLMLLDEPSAGMGAGETATLADIVRRACSELGVTVLLVEHDMSVVRSLAQETTVLDLGRVLTSGPTDAVLADPQVAAAYLGAGTLA comes from the coding sequence GTGACCGCCCCTGCCTCGGAGTCCACGGCCGGGGCGCCGCTCCTCGCCGTGCGTGATGTCACCGTGCGCTTCGGGGGCCTGGTCGCCAACGACGGGGTGTCACTCGCCGTCGCCGCCGGCCACGTCGCCGCGCTGGTCGGGCCCAACGGAGCCGGCAAGACCACGCTGTTCAACGTCATCGCCGGCACGGTGCGCCCCACCAGCGGCCAGGTCCTCCTCGACGGGACCGACCTGACGGCCCTGGGAACCCGGCGGCGGGCCCGCCTGGGATTGGGCCGGACGTTCCAGAACCTGTCGCTGGTGGCCGACCTCAGCGCGCTCGACAACGTCGCGGTCGGCCTCGGCCGGTTCCGGTGCACAGGCCTGCCGGGCGCGTTGCTCCAGACGCGCCGAGCGCGACGCGAAGACCGGGAGATCCGCGAGCTGGCCCGGGCCGCCCTCGGCTTCGTGGGGCTGGCCGGCGTCGCGCACCGTCCCGCCGGGGAGCTGCCCTATGGCGATCGGCGGCGCGTGGAGCTGGCCCGAGCCCTTGCCCTCGGTCCTCGTCTCATGCTGCTCGACGAGCCTTCGGCCGGCATGGGAGCCGGTGAGACGGCCACGCTGGCCGACATCGTGCGCCGAGCGTGCTCCGAGCTCGGCGTGACGGTGCTGCTGGTCGAGCACGACATGTCGGTGGTGCGGTCGTTGGCCCAGGAGACGACGGTGCTCGACCTCGGTCGGGTGCTGACCAGCGGCCCCACCGACGCAGTCCTGGCCGACCCACAGGTTGCCGCCGCGTACCTCGGTGCAGGGACCTTGGCATGA
- a CDS encoding ABC transporter permease, with product MFELEPIAIGLFTGGAYSLIAVSITLMFRSTGVLSFAHASFAAVGAFVYVDLAGEVGETGWPKPLAALAAIVVSTAYGLVVERLAIRPVRGAPPATRLIATLAVLTLTTSALLWRYGFEPRSAPLLLADETVGIGDARFGYQQVAVLVTAAVSAAALAVFLYRTRFGTAVRATATDSEAARLCGVAPVRIAQFNWGLAAFLASTAGVLVAPLQLLSVGTFPLLLAKSLAGALLGGLGSIGLAFVGGLSVGVLESVTVTRSSTPGGPELATMAFVVAILVLRRRWVVGARPEPVARPPGRLTVPAGLVSWWHTAAAPIAAAGAVIAVAVPANSSYWAFVGGRAVFFAIEVLSIVIITGWGGQVSLMQGAYVGIGAFGTAYLVDDRGFGLAAALLVSALAGTAMGAIAGLPALRLGGLQFAVASLVFSGAAAAWLFEWRELPGSLPRGDLLGIDLSSDIAVYFVMLGVALVLFGVAGNVRRSTHGSLLLAARDDPDTVTSFGASAGRTRMGAFLLASFTATLGGGLYAVLVSGINPRDFSLLLSLSLLVYTVVGGLRSLGGPILAALAFGLVPQLLQVRAGSSASAVPDIVAGAAVILLVAVRPAGLASMFHLGGAAEVRDDRRVEAGRIARARLARITPPTPAAVAAFAAHRRPVRPERLP from the coding sequence ATGTTCGAACTTGAGCCAATCGCGATCGGACTGTTCACGGGCGGCGCGTACTCCCTGATCGCCGTGAGCATCACGCTGATGTTCCGCTCGACGGGCGTGCTCTCGTTCGCCCACGCGTCGTTCGCCGCGGTGGGCGCCTTCGTCTACGTCGACCTCGCCGGCGAGGTGGGGGAGACGGGATGGCCCAAGCCACTGGCCGCGCTGGCGGCCATCGTCGTCTCCACCGCCTACGGTCTGGTGGTCGAACGGTTGGCCATCCGCCCGGTACGAGGCGCCCCGCCCGCCACCCGTCTCATCGCCACGCTCGCGGTCCTCACTCTGACGACGTCGGCCCTGTTGTGGCGATACGGCTTCGAACCGCGGTCCGCCCCGCTGCTCCTGGCGGACGAGACCGTGGGCATCGGAGATGCCAGGTTCGGCTACCAACAGGTGGCCGTCCTCGTCACGGCGGCGGTCAGCGCCGCCGCCTTGGCGGTGTTCCTCTACCGGACCCGCTTCGGGACGGCGGTGCGCGCCACCGCCACCGACAGCGAGGCCGCCCGTCTCTGTGGCGTCGCACCGGTCCGGATCGCTCAGTTCAACTGGGGGTTGGCTGCGTTTCTCGCATCCACGGCGGGAGTGCTCGTTGCCCCGCTGCAGCTCCTCAGCGTCGGCACCTTCCCGCTCCTGCTGGCCAAGTCCCTCGCTGGCGCGCTGCTGGGCGGGCTCGGATCGATCGGGCTCGCCTTCGTCGGGGGGCTCTCCGTCGGCGTGCTGGAGAGCGTGACGGTCACGCGATCGTCGACACCCGGGGGGCCCGAGCTGGCGACGATGGCGTTCGTCGTGGCCATCCTCGTCTTGCGACGACGGTGGGTGGTCGGCGCCCGACCCGAGCCCGTCGCCCGTCCCCCCGGGCGCCTCACCGTGCCGGCGGGCCTCGTCTCCTGGTGGCACACTGCTGCCGCCCCGATCGCCGCCGCGGGTGCGGTCATCGCCGTCGCCGTCCCGGCCAACTCGTCGTACTGGGCCTTCGTCGGAGGTCGGGCCGTCTTCTTCGCCATCGAGGTGCTCAGCATCGTCATCATCACCGGCTGGGGCGGGCAGGTGAGCCTCATGCAGGGCGCGTACGTCGGCATCGGCGCGTTCGGCACCGCCTACCTCGTCGACGATCGGGGCTTCGGGCTCGCCGCCGCCTTGCTGGTGTCCGCCTTGGCGGGCACCGCCATGGGCGCCATCGCCGGTCTCCCGGCGCTGAGGTTGGGTGGCCTGCAGTTCGCGGTGGCCTCCCTCGTCTTCTCGGGCGCCGCCGCCGCCTGGCTCTTCGAATGGCGCGAGCTGCCCGGCTCCCTCCCCCGGGGTGACCTCCTCGGCATCGACCTCTCCAGCGACATCGCCGTCTACTTCGTGATGCTGGGCGTCGCCCTCGTGCTCTTCGGCGTGGCCGGCAACGTCCGTCGATCGACCCACGGGAGCCTCCTGCTCGCCGCCCGCGACGACCCCGACACCGTGACCAGCTTCGGCGCGAGCGCCGGTCGGACCCGCATGGGCGCCTTCCTCCTGGCGTCGTTCACGGCGACGCTCGGCGGCGGCCTCTACGCCGTGCTGGTGTCCGGGATCAACCCCCGCGACTTCTCGCTGCTGCTCTCTCTGTCGCTGCTCGTCTACACCGTCGTCGGCGGCCTCCGCTCCCTCGGCGGGCCCATCCTGGCCGCGTTGGCCTTCGGGCTGGTGCCCCAGCTCCTCCAGGTGCGCGCCGGGAGCAGCGCCAGCGCCGTGCCGGACATCGTCGCCGGTGCCGCCGTGATCTTGTTGGTGGCGGTCCGGCCCGCCGGACTGGCGTCGATGTTCCACCTCGGGGGGGCGGCGGAGGTGCGAGACGACCGACGAGTCGAAGCCGGAAGGATCGCGCGCGCCCGTCTGGCTCGTATCACCCCCCCAACCCCTGCGGCCGTCGCGGCGTTCGCCGCGCACCGACGCCCCGTGCGCCCAGAGAGGCTCCCATGA
- a CDS encoding LLM class flavin-dependent oxidoreductase, giving the protein MVSSTPRLWRCSSRPCRSTSASTCWCCATQSWWRASSRPSHPWPRADLVFGVGIGGEDRNEVASCGVDPATRGRRMDDSMTVLRGLLGGEAVTHRGDFFTVEGTKVLPCPAEPIPIVVGGRSSAAVRRAGRLGDGWLGIWVSPERFAAAVDQVADEADAAGRARSDWHHGMTVWCGFGQDRAEGERVVARAMEGIYGVPFSTFARYVPSGTPAEVAGALRPYVEAGCRTFNLLAQSADRSTIAGAVGEVRRLLDDGSRYGQAG; this is encoded by the coding sequence ATGGTCTCGTCCACGCCACGGCTCTGGCGATGCTCGTCCCGGCCCTGCCGATCCACATCAGCGTCTACCTGCTGGTGCTGCGCCACCCAGTCGTGGTGGCGCGCCAGCTCTCGACCCTCGCATCCCTGGCCCCGGGCCGATTTGGTCTTCGGAGTCGGCATCGGCGGCGAGGACCGCAACGAGGTGGCGTCGTGTGGAGTGGACCCCGCTACCCGCGGCCGGCGGATGGACGACTCGATGACCGTGCTTCGAGGTCTCCTCGGTGGAGAGGCCGTGACCCATCGTGGGGACTTCTTCACCGTCGAGGGGACGAAGGTGCTCCCCTGCCCGGCCGAGCCGATCCCGATCGTCGTCGGTGGACGCTCGTCGGCGGCGGTGCGGCGGGCCGGGCGGCTCGGGGACGGCTGGCTCGGCATCTGGGTCTCTCCGGAGCGGTTCGCCGCCGCCGTGGACCAGGTGGCCGACGAAGCCGACGCAGCGGGCCGAGCGAGGAGCGACTGGCACCACGGGATGACCGTGTGGTGTGGGTTCGGCCAGGACCGGGCCGAGGGCGAACGCGTCGTGGCCCGGGCGATGGAGGGCATCTACGGCGTCCCGTTCTCGACCTTCGCCCGCTACGTCCCTTCCGGCACACCTGCGGAGGTGGCCGGCGCTCTCCGCCCCTACGTCGAGGCGGGCTGCCGCACCTTCAACCTCCTCGCCCAGAGCGCCGACCGGTCCACCATCGCGGGCGCTGTCGGCGAGGTCCGGCGCCTCCTCGATGACGGGTCCCGGTACGGTCAGGCCGGATGA
- a CDS encoding Zn-ribbon domain-containing OB-fold protein produces the protein MGGGVAHCRPLKRGRACGLWRQPPRRFCSDGASDDARFEAVSGEGRVISLAVSDRSLHPGWAESIAFAASVVELEEGLRVVAATELDPCAIAVGLRVERRGDDFALVWARPGASDAQAPAGRS, from the coding sequence ATGGGAGGGGGCGTCGCCCACTGCCGCCCTCTGAAGCGCGGCCGGGCGTGTGGCCTCTGGCGCCAGCCGCCCCGACGCTTCTGCTCCGATGGTGCCTCGGACGACGCACGTTTCGAGGCCGTATCAGGCGAGGGCCGGGTCATCAGCCTCGCCGTGAGCGATCGAAGCCTCCACCCGGGGTGGGCAGAGTCGATCGCCTTCGCCGCGTCGGTAGTTGAGCTCGAGGAGGGCCTGCGGGTCGTCGCCGCAACCGAGCTCGACCCCTGCGCCATCGCCGTCGGGCTCCGGGTCGAGCGCCGTGGCGACGACTTCGCCCTCGTCTGGGCGCGGCCGGGCGCCTCAGATGCCCAGGCCCCGGCGGGACGGAGCTGA
- a CDS encoding alpha/beta fold hydrolase encodes MDVTGDLHLFDRGDGPGVVFTHGFADDSTTFDALIAEVGQVHRVVTWDLPGHGHSPLGRHRSTRATGLAGLGRAIDAAGQRPVTLIGHSLGGYLSLCRAALAPGGVAGLVLIATGPGFRDPDKRAAWNERISAYAAKRGVAPQAVGLAEQPDGLVIERLASITAPTLVVVGREDRAYHRGAELMARVMPDATLLVVAGAGHFPHRTHTPEVAQAVGVLLDQVRSST; translated from the coding sequence GTGGACGTCACCGGCGATCTGCACCTCTTCGACCGGGGCGATGGTCCCGGGGTCGTCTTCACCCACGGCTTCGCCGACGATTCCACCACCTTCGACGCCCTCATCGCCGAGGTCGGCCAAGTGCACAGGGTGGTGACGTGGGATCTGCCCGGCCACGGCCACTCACCCCTGGGGAGACACCGATCGACGCGCGCCACCGGGCTGGCCGGACTCGGACGTGCGATCGACGCCGCAGGCCAGCGGCCGGTGACCCTGATCGGCCACAGCCTCGGGGGCTACCTCTCGTTGTGCCGGGCGGCGCTCGCGCCGGGCGGGGTGGCGGGGCTCGTGCTCATCGCCACCGGTCCCGGGTTCCGGGACCCCGACAAGCGCGCGGCGTGGAACGAACGCATCAGCGCCTACGCGGCCAAGCGGGGCGTGGCCCCTCAGGCAGTGGGTCTGGCCGAGCAGCCCGACGGGCTGGTCATCGAGCGGCTGGCTTCGATCACGGCGCCGACCCTCGTCGTCGTCGGTCGCGAGGATCGTGCGTACCACCGGGGTGCTGAGCTCATGGCGAGAGTCATGCCCGATGCCACCTTGCTTGTCGTCGCCGGTGCCGGCCACTTCCCCCACCGGACGCACACCCCGGAGGTCGCGCAAGCCGTCGGCGTGCTGCTCGATCAGGTGCGAAGCTCGACATGA